A window of Rhodospirillaceae bacterium contains these coding sequences:
- the miaA gene encoding tRNA (adenosine(37)-N6)-dimethylallyltransferase MiaA, producing MYIPPVIIISGPTASGKSQIAMELAAQFNGSIVNADSMQIYQESVILNARPSPLDMQQIPHYLYGEISLRHPCSVGLWLDWFRELLKQPLLSGKPLFVVGGTGLYIKALTQGLAVIPPVPAVIKEEIEKSWQQLGPESFYHQFQQIDPLMAQRLHPNDKQRLIRAWSVKQATGKSLSEWWQTGNPALPIKYLLATLIPERPFLYAACDQRFLKMMKKGGVEEAAAIYQMKLPPHLPGMGILGLKELFAYFEGAITLEQAIMLGQQATRQYAKRQTTWFRNQLPNAIPIPIDSREQAAIKKVTRTLGDQIKDFLANLK from the coding sequence ATGTATATACCACCTGTCATCATTATCAGTGGCCCTACCGCGTCTGGAAAATCCCAGATCGCGATGGAGCTTGCCGCCCAGTTTAACGGCAGCATCGTAAATGCCGATAGTATGCAAATATACCAGGAAAGCGTTATCCTAAACGCCCGCCCTTCCCCACTTGATATGCAACAGATACCCCATTATTTATATGGCGAAATTTCCCTTAGGCACCCTTGTTCCGTGGGGCTATGGCTGGATTGGTTTAGGGAATTATTAAAACAGCCCCTTCTTTCCGGCAAACCCCTTTTCGTCGTGGGCGGCACGGGGCTATATATTAAAGCCTTGACTCAAGGCTTAGCGGTTATACCACCCGTTCCGGCTGTGATTAAAGAAGAAATTGAAAAATCTTGGCAACAATTGGGGCCTGAAAGCTTTTATCACCAATTCCAGCAAATTGATCCCTTGATGGCCCAGCGCCTGCACCCAAATGATAAGCAGCGGTTAATACGGGCTTGGTCCGTCAAACAAGCAACCGGAAAGTCTTTATCTGAGTGGTGGCAAACCGGAAATCCGGCGTTACCCATCAAATATCTCCTGGCAACCTTAATCCCTGAACGGCCGTTTTTATATGCAGCTTGCGACCAACGCTTCCTCAAGATGATGAAAAAAGGCGGGGTGGAAGAAGCCGCCGCCATCTACCAAATGAAATTACCGCCCCACCTGCCCGGCATGGGTATTTTGGGTTTAAAAGAATTATTCGCCTATTTTGAAGGTGCCATCACACTCGAGCAAGCCATTATGCTTGGCCAACAAGCAACCCGTCAATATGCCAAACGGCAAACCACCTGGTTTCGCAACCAGCTGCCAAACGCTATCCCCATCCCCATTGATTCGCGGGAACAAGCTGCCATCAAAAAAGTAACGAGAACCCTGGGGGATCAGATCAAGGATTTTCTTGCCAACCTGAAATAG
- the pdxH gene encoding pyridoxamine 5'-phosphate oxidase, whose amino-acid sequence MIEIPKNPLDFFKAWYDQACQTEPNDPSAMSLATISADGFPSVRIVLMKHYDQDGLVFHTNLESQKGKDLMANPLAALCFHWKALKRSVRLQGQVAIISQAEADAYFSDRPRGSQIGAWASLQSRFLAERAELEARVKRFDQQFAGKAVPRPPYWSGLRLTPSRWEFWQDQPSRLHDRIQYQQNSQGWAIQRLYP is encoded by the coding sequence ATGATTGAGATTCCTAAAAACCCCTTGGATTTTTTTAAAGCTTGGTATGATCAAGCGTGCCAAACCGAGCCAAATGATCCGAGTGCCATGAGTTTGGCGACCATTTCGGCCGATGGTTTTCCATCTGTGCGAATCGTTTTGATGAAGCATTATGATCAAGATGGGTTAGTTTTTCATACCAATTTGGAAAGCCAAAAAGGTAAAGATTTAATGGCTAATCCTTTGGCGGCGCTTTGTTTCCATTGGAAGGCATTAAAACGCAGTGTGCGCTTGCAAGGCCAGGTTGCTATCATTAGCCAAGCTGAGGCAGATGCCTATTTCTCAGACCGTCCCCGCGGCAGCCAAATTGGCGCTTGGGCCTCGCTACAGTCGCGCTTTTTAGCCGAACGGGCCGAACTAGAGGCCAGGGTGAAAAGGTTTGATCAGCAGTTTGCAGGAAAAGCTGTGCCGCGGCCGCCTTATTGGTCAGGATTACGGTTAACGCCCAGTAGGTGGGAATTTTGGCAAGATCAGCCCTCAAGGCTGCATGATCGTATCCAATATCAACAAAACAGCCAAGGCTGGGCCATTCAGCGTTTATATCCTTGA